Within the Emticicia oligotrophica DSM 17448 genome, the region CAATATTGATGTTAATTCTCGAAATAACAAAATAGAAAATCAATCTACTGAATATCAGCATTTTGATGAAGAGTTATACAAACGACGAGTACTCATTGAGCACGCTAATGCTTGGATGGATAGTTTCAAAGCATTACTTGTCAGGTTTGAAACGAAAGCAATTAACTGGGTGGCTTTAAATTTATTGGCATTCTCAGTTCGTTTTTTACGAAAAATTAAATATAAAAGTTAATCCTAAACAAGTTCATTATATGCTTCTTTATTAATTCTTCATAAATATACAAAATCATTATCCGTTTACAAGCGGTTACAAATGTTTTTATTTGTATATAAATGATTATCAACCGAGTAGGGGGGAGAAACGGGTGCAACTTTGCAGTGTCAAACAATCAGACATCCATTCATCATTAAAACGGAACGTAATATGAACTCAGTAAAATTAATCGGAAACGTAGGTAGCGACCTAAATTTATTAACTTTTGAAAATGGTAAAAAAGCCTCTTTTAGCTTAGCGACTACTGAAAGCTATAAAAACAAACAAAATGAAGATGTGAAAAATACTACGTGGCACAACGTAGTGGCGTGGGGGAAAATAGCCGATGTGTGTAATGATTTAATTAGTAAAGGTAAGCGTGTGCAAATTGAAGGTAAGCTTAATTACCGCAATTATGTGAATAAAGAAAATAAGACAGTTTATATCACCGAAATAATTGCTTATAAAGTGAGCGAAGAACAATAAGCCTTTTCTTTTACTAAATCTACTAAATCAAACAAAAAAGTCACCTTGAGTAAATAAGGTGACTTTTCTATTTTTTGAGTAGCTAGAATTAATTCATTTGTAAGATTTTTATCTCTGTACGTCGGTTTTGAGCATGTTGCTCTTCGGTACATTCTACGCCATCAACACAACCATTTACTGGCATGGTTTCTCCATAACCTGCATATTCTACACGGCTACGACTGATACCACGTTTGAATAAATAATTGGCTGAGGCTTTTGCTCTACCTTCAGAAATTTTTTGATTAAAATCTGATTCTGAACGGCTATCAGTATGAGCTCGAAGCTCTATACGCATTTTTGGATATTTACGCATCATGGTTACTAGCTTATCCAATTCTGCACGGGCATCGGGGCGTAGGTTACATTTACCATAATCGAAGTAAATATTATCTACTTGAACAATATCGCCAGTTCCAAACATAAATACATCGGCAGTCACATCACCTTTCTTACAATTTAGTTTCCGTATGCGTTTACCTTTTGAACCAAGATTATCTTTCGAACCTTCTATTGTATAATCACAACCTTCGGCTACAGTAAATGCATAATTTCCAGAAGCATCAGTAGTGGCTGTTTGAGTAGAGCCATCACATTCGTTGCGTAAGGTTACTAATACTTTATCAAGTGGTTTATTTGTACTTTGAGCCATTACACGGCCTTTGATAATACAAGTGTTCGCTCCAGCAGTATTAGTATTAGAGCCACTTGTTGTTTGTTTGCTTTGAGTAGGTGTTTCTCCTGCATAGCCTTTTTGTGCCGAAGAAGTAGAGTCTGTTCCTGTTTTTGGGCGACTCATTGGGATTTCTAAGCGAGATGCCTCATTGTCACAATCTTTAGTTGAGTAACTTACGGTATTGGCACTGTAACCATCGCGAGTAGTTCGGAAGACAAACTCTACGTCTTGGTCTAGTCCTTCGAGTTTCACACTTCCATCGGCATCGCTAAGCTTCTCTTTTATACTACCATCTTTATCTTCGTAAACAATTTTAGCGTTATCGAGTGGCATTTTTGTTTCTGCATCATAAATAGCAATAATAAGGTCACAACCTTCTTTAATTTCACATTCACGGTCAAACTTGTAAATATCATCATCGGCACCACCACGTTTACGGTTTGAACTAAAATAACCTGATTTACGAAGAGCGTCGGTAACGATACCGAAATCGTCTTTACTTGAATTGATTGGTGAACCAAGATTAATGGTTCTACCTTTCGAGCTTGTACCATCCATCTGCACAAAGAAAATATCTAAATCACCCAGACCAGCATGGCCATCTGAAGAGAAGTAAAGATTTCCTTTTTCATCAACAAACGGAAACATTTCATTACCCTTTGTATTGACAGATTTCCCTAAGTTGATTGGAGCCGACCAGCTACTACCATCGTAACGAGAGACGTAGATATCAGTTCCACCAAAACCACCGGGCATATCAGATGCGAAGAAAAGAAGTTTTTCATCAGGCGATAGAGCAGGGTGGCCAGTCGAATATTCATCACTATTGAAAGGTAATTCTTTGATATTTTTCCAACCATCTTTGGCTGCCTCACCAATGTACAATTTTAATTTATTGATACCATCTGAACTACGTTTTATCTTACCATTATTAAAGTTATTACGAGTGAAAATGACTCTTGAAGCGTCTTTAAAAAAGGCTGCAGGCCCCTCATGATACTTTGAATTAATTGAACCACTAAAACGCTCTGATTCTGTCACTGGTCGGTCGCCATAACCCATCCCAGCCATTACGTTTAGACCACCATAAGAGCCTAGCGTTCGGCTATCATTGGCAGTAGGAGCCGTGTACTCATCTGAACCCACTACACCTCCACTACGACTACTTCGTTTTCGTGATGTTTTTAATTCGGTACTTCCAGTGCCTAGTCCAGCTGGTTGCCCACCGATTGCCGAAACATCATCTAAAAAGAATAAATCGAGGAAGGGGGTTTCATTCCAGTTAAATACTCGTCGTACACCGACGGTATTATAACGGTTTGAGACGAAGACTAATCCATTTTTGTAGTATGATGGTGAAAAATCTGCTGCATTAGTATTGATTGATAAATAATCAACTTTATAGCAAGTTGCATTTTTGGAGAGTACACTCACATCATTGTAAAGTTTTGAGAATCCTTTTCCACGTGGGTCGTCTTCAACTTTACGAGTATATTTATCGTACATTTCCTGTGCTTCACGATATTTTCCATTACTAGCAAGTGTTTGGGCATATTTGAGGCAAATAATGGTGTTTTCGCCAGATAACTCGCCAGATGTCTTGATAATATCGGCATAGACACGCTCTGCATTCTGAGTATCTTTTACCTTAGAATAGCTATCAGCAAGCTTAATTTTAGCTGCTAATTTTTGTTGGTCAGTAAGGCCTTTTTTCTTGAGAGCAGCTTCGAAGGCATCAATAGCTTTGAGAAATGATAAGCTCTCATAATGGTGCTCACCTGTTTTTACTAGGGATTCTTGTGCCATAACATTTCCACCCAGTAAGGCCGTTGCTATTGCTATGACTAAAGCTCCTATGATTTTTTTCCTAACAATCATTTTATTAGAATTTAAAATTCATTACGAATTTCTAATATTTACATTCTTTCGTTATGGATTTTGACAACAAAAACCATCATTAGTTTTATAAAAGAACTAATTGAAAGAAAAATTAGTGTTTAATTTTTGATAGATATGTACAAAGTTTCTATGCAACCTTCGTACCAACTCAGTTGCATAGCAGACATAACCATTAATAAATTTTTAGAAATAGCGAGGAGTAAGGATTTTACTTTTGCCAAAACCAAATTCATAGCGGAGCATTAACTCGTGCGTTGGAATACCAACTAGGCGATTAAATCCAGTTTTGGTAACATCATTTAGCTTATTACTCGTAAAATCATAAGCATACCCGATTCTGAATTGAGGTGTAAGTTGTAACTCTAACATCCCGATGGCTGCATCAAATAGACTTTTTGAATCTTGACCCATGGCTTGAAACTGAGATATACGACCAGAAACGCCAAAGGAAATTTTATCTTTAATCCAAAAGTTGATATTTCCGTCGAAGCCAAGAGGTGCACCTTGCGTATATCGAACCATAGTAGAAGGTTTTACTTTAAAAGAACCTTTTCCGATTACAAAGCCCATCATCAAGAAATAGTGGCGACGTGTTTTCCCAACAGATGCTTTGCCTGATGAGTCAGGTAAGTTGAAGTTGGATAATTTGTTTTGCATAATCTGTGGACATGAAACCCCAATATAGCCTTTATCATTACTTAGGTAGAGGCCACCTCCAAAG harbors:
- a CDS encoding OmpA family protein, producing the protein MIVRKKIIGALVIAIATALLGGNVMAQESLVKTGEHHYESLSFLKAIDAFEAALKKKGLTDQQKLAAKIKLADSYSKVKDTQNAERVYADIIKTSGELSGENTIICLKYAQTLASNGKYREAQEMYDKYTRKVEDDPRGKGFSKLYNDVSVLSKNATCYKVDYLSINTNAADFSPSYYKNGLVFVSNRYNTVGVRRVFNWNETPFLDLFFLDDVSAIGGQPAGLGTGSTELKTSRKRSSRSGGVVGSDEYTAPTANDSRTLGSYGGLNVMAGMGYGDRPVTESERFSGSINSKYHEGPAAFFKDASRVIFTRNNFNNGKIKRSSDGINKLKLYIGEAAKDGWKNIKELPFNSDEYSTGHPALSPDEKLLFFASDMPGGFGGTDIYVSRYDGSSWSAPINLGKSVNTKGNEMFPFVDEKGNLYFSSDGHAGLGDLDIFFVQMDGTSSKGRTINLGSPINSSKDDFGIVTDALRKSGYFSSNRKRGGADDDIYKFDRECEIKEGCDLIIAIYDAETKMPLDNAKIVYEDKDGSIKEKLSDADGSVKLEGLDQDVEFVFRTTRDGYSANTVSYSTKDCDNEASRLEIPMSRPKTGTDSTSSAQKGYAGETPTQSKQTTSGSNTNTAGANTCIIKGRVMAQSTNKPLDKVLVTLRNECDGSTQTATTDASGNYAFTVAEGCDYTIEGSKDNLGSKGKRIRKLNCKKGDVTADVFMFGTGDIVQVDNIYFDYGKCNLRPDARAELDKLVTMMRKYPKMRIELRAHTDSRSESDFNQKISEGRAKASANYLFKRGISRSRVEYAGYGETMPVNGCVDGVECTEEQHAQNRRTEIKILQMN
- a CDS encoding PorP/SprF family type IX secretion system membrane protein, producing MMKNFTNLKNRLAALLLWGVLLISYQTFAQQEAMFSQYMFNTLAINPAYAGSRDVLSLTTLGRYQWMGVEGAPKTFTFTMDTPIKNEKMGIGLQVTRDEVGLQKNTGVHFTYSYRVKVGPRSTLAFGVQGGATNVRWALSDVSNLTNPTDYVFSGSQDINNILPNFGGGLYLSNDKGYIGVSCPQIMQNKLSNFNLPDSSGKASVGKTRRHYFLMMGFVIGKGSFKVKPSTMVRYTQGAPLGFDGNINFWIKDKISFGVSGRISQFQAMGQDSKSLFDAAIGMLELQLTPQFRIGYAYDFTSNKLNDVTKTGFNRLVGIPTHELMLRYEFGFGKSKILTPRYF
- a CDS encoding single-stranded DNA-binding protein, with the protein product MNSVKLIGNVGSDLNLLTFENGKKASFSLATTESYKNKQNEDVKNTTWHNVVAWGKIADVCNDLISKGKRVQIEGKLNYRNYVNKENKTVYITEIIAYKVSEEQ